In Aspergillus nidulans FGSC A4 chromosome II, a single window of DNA contains:
- a CDS encoding DASH complex subunit DAM1 (transcript_id=CADANIAT00005017), producing the protein MDAASRSSSRSRAVSRPTTPLRPGSRSSVREAHGYDRKISRVPYTQPAINALEPQFADLADRMAELEANFDKLQLMHESLTRFSESFASFLYGLNMNAFCVDFPEAPIAESFRRAKQAEAQKEAEEEESAKGNEADMTFMTSDTTFIEHPPSTVSTKQVPKPGTSRGRVRGTSTRGTTTSRYATRGRGRPSALPRGKSMR; encoded by the exons GTCGCGGTCACGCGCCGTATCACGGCCTACGACCCCTCTGAGGCCAGGCTCTAGGTCTTCCGTCCGCGAAGCGCATGGATATGACAGGAAGATTAGCAGGGTGCCGTATACCCAGCCCGCTATTAATGCCCTTGAGCCGCAGTTTGCGGATCTTGCCGACCGCATGGCTGAGCTCGAGGCGAACTTCGACAAACTGCAGCTAATGCATGAGAGTCTGACGCGCTTCAGCGAGAGCTTTGCCAGTTTCCTCTATGGATTGAACATGAATGCTTTTTGCGTGGACTTCCCAGAG GCACCAATCGCCGAGTCATTTCGAAGAGCGAAACAAGCTGAGGCACAGAAGG aggctgaagaagaagaatcagcGAAAGGCAACGAAGCCGACATGACGTTTAT GACCTCGGACACCACCTTTATCGAACACCCTCCAAGCACTGTTTCCACAAAACAAGTACCCAAACCCGGAACATCCCGTGGAAGAGTGAGAGGAACTAGTACTCGCGGGACGACGACTAGTCGTTATGCAACTAGGGGTCGAGGTCGTCCTAGCGCATTGCCTCGGGGAAAGAGCATGCGGTGA